CATTTAGTGTCCCATTCAATAGTGAATTTGAGATTGGGGTCAATGTCATTGAGTAATGCCATAAAATCTGACagctcttctcccccccccccccccccccaacacatatgcaaataaattcatcaaTATATCAATACCACTCATTCAGGACTTTATTCAAAAATAAATTTTTGATTTTCCTTGTTCACAATACGTTCTTCAAAACAACCCACAAAGTTTAGCACTGAGCTCTGAGCGAATGTGGAGCCCATCGATGTTCCATTCATTTGGAGGTATCAAACCTATAAATCATTATCAAACCTATAATAGTTTGGTCAAAACACATTGAGCTCCAGAATGACGTTTATTGGTGGGTATTCgttagtatctctgtctctcaaaTAGTGAGCTAAGGCTGCCAGCCCCCACTGTATGGGGAATGTTAGTATGTAGACTCTCAAAGTATATCTATaagatattatttttttattttttttcaagcAAACaacaatgtttgtgtgtgtactcttATCTGGTGTACGTTGTGCTGCAGTAAAAGGTCCATTCTACCCAGGAACACTTCTAGTCTCCAAGTCCACTGAGTTTACACCCCCAGGAACACTTCTAGTCTCCAAGTCCACTGAGTTTACACCCCCAGGAACACTTCTAGTCTCCAAGTCCACTGAGTTTACACCCCCAGGAACACTTCTAGTCTCCAAGTCCACTGAGTTTACACCCCCAGGATCGTCGCTGCTCATTTTGCGTCCCTTAAAGAGTGACCAATCAGCTTTAATCCACTTGTTTGTCATTTTGGACATAAATATCTGTGTCTATAAAGCCAGGGTCGAGCCTACTCACTAGAGTCTGCAGAAGGGGTGGGCAAACTGTTTGGCTCAAGGGCCACATCGGGATTTTGAAATTCACATTTTGGGGGGGACCAATTGTTTGTTAAATTCAATTTGCGGGgaactcccgagtggcgcagtagtctaaggccctgcatcgcagtgtcactacagacacgggttcgatcccaggctctgtcacagctggtcatgactgggagacccagcatcgtccgggttaggagaagGTTTGAAAGGCtgagatttccttgtcccatcccgctccagcgactcctgtggcgggctgggcgtatgcacgctgacacggtagccaggtggacggtgtttcctttgacacattggtgcggctgacttccgggttaagcgggcattgagtcaagaagcagtgtggcttggctgggtcgtgtttcggaggacgcacggctctcaaccttcgcctctcccgagtcaaTACGGGatttgcagcaatgggacaagactgtaactaccaattgagatgccacgaaattggagagaaaaaggaaactttttttatttttttttaggtttaactcagcatcactctgttaccTTGGAATTGTCCCTTATTCTAACACAAGAAAGTgcttctttttttgggggggggggggcggggggggattCCTGCTGGACAGGATGTGTGGATAGCTAGCTTAGATGTTTGTCTTTTCAAGAGTTATACCACGATCAAGGTTTGTGAAAATCATCCTGAACTCTTTTGGTCTCGTCTTTTAGATCCACCTCTAGCCTACCATGTCTGAATCAGGTTCTGGTTGTGGTGTTCCAGCCCAGAGAAGCTCACAGCTGGGTCCAGAGATGCTGTCAGTGATGCTGGATAACTGCAGTCAAACAGTGGAATTCAATGTGATTGTCAAGGAGGAGGGCGAGGAGAGAGAAATcaatgaggaggaagagagagaggaggacaggaactCTGTTGACTCAGGTAAATTCAGGCTAACATCCTCTTTGGTTCAGAGGTAAACAACCCAAAATAACCATTGATTTCCTGGTTCATTAAGAAATGTAAACTTACATATGTTTTTGGGTGTTGAATAAAATATTAATTCAGAATATTtaggcaagttagctggctaactcattgattctGGTTTGTAGTATAACCCCTCAGGCTTCTGTATGTGTAAGAGGGAAGGCGAATGCCAAAACAAAAATGTCTACAGACCAATGTGCAATGCATTGTAATTTGACAATTGTGTTATACAGTattgcaaaaaagtatttagtcagccaccaattgtgcaagttctcccacttaaaaagacgagagaggcctgtaattttcatcataggtatacttcaactatgacagacaaaattagaaaaaaaatccagaaaatcacattgtaagatttttaatgaatttatttgcaaattatggtggaaaataagtatttggtcacctacaaacaagcaagatttctggctctcacagacctgtaacttcttctttaagaggctcctctgtcctccactcattacctgtattattggcacctgtttgaacttgttatcagtataaaagacacctgtccacaacctcaaacagtcacactccaaacttactatgaccaagaccaaagagttgtcaaaggacaccagaaacaaaattgtagacctgcaccaggctgggaagactgaatctgcaataggtgagcagcttggtttgaagaaatcaactgtgggagcaattattaggaaatggaagacatacaagaccactgataatatctcttgatctggggctccacgcaagatctcacccagtggggtcaaaatgatcacaagtgagcaaaaaatcccagaaccacacggggggacctagtgaatgacctgcagagagctgggaccaaagtaacaaagcctaccatcagtaacacactacgccgccagggactcaaatcctgcagtgccagacgtgtccaggccctgcttaagccagtacatgtccaggcccgtctgaagtttgctagagagcatttggatgatccagaagaagattgggagaatgtcatatggtcagatgaaaccaaaatagaacgttttggtaaaaactcaacgcgtcatgtttggaggacaaagaatgctgagttgcatccaaagaacaccatacctactgtgaagcatgggggtggaattatcatgctttggggctgttttctgcaaagggaccaggacgactgatccatgtaaaggaaagaatgaatggggtcatgtatcgtgagattttgagtgaaaacctccttccatcagcaagggcattgaagatgaaatgtggctgggtctttcagcatgacaatgatcccaaacacaccgcatgggcaacgaaggagtggcttcgtaagaagcatttcaaaggcctggagtggcctagccagtctccatatctcaaccccatagaaaatctttggagggagttgaaagtccgtgttgcccagcaacagccccaaaacatcactgctctagaggagatctgcatggaggaatgggccaaaataccagtaacagtgtgtgaaaaccttgtgaagacatacagaaaatgtttgacctctgtcattgccaacaaagtgtatataacaaagtatagaGATAcaattttgttattgaccaaatacttattttccaccataatttgcaaataaatacatttaaaaaacttacaatgtgattttctggatcttttttctcaatttgtctgtcatagttgaagtgtacctatgatgaaaattacaggcctccctcatctttttaagtgggagaacttgcacaattggtggctgactaaatcattttttgccccactgtatatgtgtgatGCAACAAGCCCATTGCAAAGTATTTATTTCAATACTCTGTTAATTATAATGACTGAATCCTGCATTATTAAACTTAAAtactttgtttctctctgtctgtttcttatCCTATATCTGTTCATATTCTTACAGGAGAGAGCCCCAACCCAGACTCAGTCAACAAGCCCAGTTCCACAGCATCAATACTACCTGGCCGTGGGAGTTACCCCTGTCCTCAATGTGAGAAGAGTTTCAGTTCCTCAACTAACCTAAAGAATCATCAAAGagtgcacactggagagaaaccttttgACTGCTCAacatgtgggaagagtttcagtgAGAAAGTAAACCtcaagagacatgagagagtacatagtggagagaagccttaccactgtacCACATGTGGGAAGAACTTCAATCATTCAGGAAGCCTTAAGCAACATCTGCGAATACATAcaggggagaaaccttaccaTTGCTCTCTTTGCGGGAAGAATTTCAGTCGGGCAGGAGACCTGAAGACTCATCAGAGATCCCACAGTGAAGAGAAGCCGTACCACTGCTCTctttgtgggaagagtttcaatCAGCCAGGAAACCTAAAAAGTCATCAGCGAATACACATTGGAGAGAAGCCTGCCTGTGCTTTAAATTTGATtgtcaaagaggaggaggatgagaaggaaaTCGATGAGAAGGAAAAGAGAGAAGTTGAGGAAGAAAATAGTGGTGTAATTAACCTAGGTACATCAAGACTTCCTGGTCGTGGGAGTTACCCCTGTCctcaatgtggaaagagtttcagtTCTTCAGGTAATCTAAAAAATCATGAGAGAGTACATACTGGGGAGAAACCTTTCCACTGTGCTacatgtgggaagagtttcagtgAAAAAGTCAACCTCACGAGACACGAGAGGGTACAtagtggagagaagccttaccactgcacccaatgtgggaagagcttcaatcatTCTGGAAGCCTTAAGGAACATCAAAGAgtacatacaggggagaagccgtACCACTGCTCTCTTTGTTGGAAGAGTTTCAGTCAGCCAGGAAACCTTAAGAAACACCAGAGaatacatacaggggagaagccttaccactgctctctGTGCGGAAAGAATTTTCGTTTCGCAGGAGACCTAAAGAGTCATCAGAGATCACAcagtggagagaagccttaccaatgCTCTCTGTGTGGTAAGGGATTCACTCAGCTAAGAATTCTTAAAAGTCATCAGAGGATACATATTGGAGAGACGCCTGTCTGTGCGTTCAATGTATTTctccaggaggaggagagtgagagggaaatcaatatggaggaaaagagagatgttgaggaagaggaggacaataGTGGTGTAGTTGACCCAGACATATCAAGACTACTTGGTCGTGGTCGTTACCCCTGCCCTCAATGTGAGAAGAGTTTCCGTTCCTCAAGTAATCTAAAAAATCATCAAAgagtacacactggagagaaacctttccactgctcccaatgtgggagGGGTTTCAGTGAGAAAGTAAACCTTAAGAGACATGAAAGAGTACAtagtggagagaagccttaccactgcaccacatgtgggaagagtttcaatCATTCAGGAAGCCTTAAAGAACATCAGAGAATTCATACAGGTgagaaaccttaccactgctcaCTGTGCGGAAATAATTTCCGTTTTGCTGGAGACCTAAAGAATCATCAGAGATCACAcagtggagagaagccttaccactgcacTCAGTGTGGAGAGAGATTCACTCAGCTAAGAAGTCTAAAAAGGCATGAGAGAATATCCATTGGAGCGAAGCCTGCCTGTGCTTTCCATGTGATTgtccaagaggaggaggaggagggaggagagagagaagttgagggagaggagagtaacGTGAAATAAAGGTGAAGTGAGGATACTTAAGCTAACTCAATAGCTATTGAAATTCACACCTTTCCTTGCAATGGCATCTTCTGTGACAACATGGTCATGGACAGCACCATTTAGGGCTATCTTCATCTTCTTTTACTTCTATGAGTGTATTGGACGTTCACAAATGAACTCAACTTGAATACCACCACCACCTAATGTGCTGGAGAGTGTATTAATCtgacctttattttgacagggagtcaaTACTGAGACCGAGGTCTCTTTTCCAGATGAGGCCTGTAATAGCACCACAATACACATTAAACTACCCATTCATATACACATGAATACACAATAAACACATTCAACTACACATTCGTATGCACGTTAAAATACATGTTATTGTACACAACAATATACGAAAACCAAAACAAACATATTCGGCAACAAGGTCTCATAACAACTGTCTGAAAGGCCCTGAAGGCACTAATTCCTGCATTGTAGATCATTCCACACACAAGGCGCAAGGAAACGAAAGGCTGATCAACTTAAATCTCTAGACACCAAAGGAGTCTCTATAAAGTTAATAAATCCTCTTTTTTTCCCctccaattttcacctaaaatgacatacccaaatctaactgcctgtagctcaggacctgaagcaaggatatgcatattcttgatactcCCAGGAATGATGGATCATTAACTTATAcattaactttcacacatctagatggccgggcaggttgggtgtggagccagagacagcaggggttcaacCTGGAGAACCCAGTTCCTATACTTAAATAGAACAATAACAATTTAATGTATCAAataaaactatgctacattttatctctggctGTGCtaaatttttgttgttgttatgcattctcctcaaacaatagcatatgGTATTTTTCCTctataatagctactgtaaattgaacagtgcagTAAGATTagcaagaatttaagctttctgcccatataagacatgtctatgtcctgcaAAGTTTGCCGTTACTTACAATAGTT
This sequence is a window from Oncorhynchus mykiss isolate Arlee chromosome 13, USDA_OmykA_1.1, whole genome shotgun sequence. Protein-coding genes within it:
- the LOC110493370 gene encoding zinc finger protein 345-like, yielding MSESGSGCGVPAQRSSQLGPEMLSVMLDNCSQTVEFNVIVKEEGEEREINEEEEREEDRNSVDSGESPNPDSVNKPSSTASILPGRGSYPCPQCEKSFSSSTNLKNHQRVHTGEKPFDCSTCGKSFSEKVNLKRHERVHSGEKPYHCTTCGKNFNHSGSLKQHLRIHTGEKPYHCSLCGKNFSRAGDLKTHQRSHSEEKPYHCSLCGKSFNQPGNLKSHQRIHIGEKPACALNLIVKEEEDEKEIDEKEKREVEEENSGVINLGTSRLPGRGSYPCPQCGKSFSSSGNLKNHERVHTGEKPFHCATCGKSFSEKVNLTRHERVHSGEKPYHCTQCGKSFNHSGSLKEHQRVHTGEKPYHCSLCWKSFSQPGNLKKHQRIHTGEKPYHCSLCGKNFRFAGDLKSHQRSHSGEKPYQCSLCGKGFTQLRILKSHQRIHIGETPVCAFNVFLQEEESEREINMEEKRDVEEEEDNSGVVDPDISRLLGRGRYPCPQCEKSFRSSSNLKNHQRVHTGEKPFHCSQCGRGFSEKVNLKRHERVHSGEKPYHCTTCGKSFNHSGSLKEHQRIHTGEKPYHCSLCGNNFRFAGDLKNHQRSHSGEKPYHCTQCGERFTQLRSLKRHERISIGAKPACAFHVIVQEEEEEGGEREVEGEESNVK